In Spea bombifrons isolate aSpeBom1 chromosome 5, aSpeBom1.2.pri, whole genome shotgun sequence, the sequence TTCAAAACACTACGACGTAGCAAATATAGTCTTCTTATTTCTTccctaaataaaaagaaaatatgtacatGTGAGGAAACAATATTGGAAGACCCCAGATCTTCATTGGTCAAGCactgcaaacacacacatgtatcatcctgtttataaacagaaaacatCTAATTAAACATTAGTTTTTTTAAGACAAGTTTTAATATTTCTGGTTTAAATGCTTTagggtagtgattttttttatatttttttgttttacttgtgGAGGGGTAAAAgggtattacttttttttctttgtactgCTTTCAGGGTAATATGCATAGTGGTGATCTCACTTGCATCTTACAGAAGCCAGTGATGACctataaagtttattttccttgaaatgtatttttttttaaaatattttctattttttggaaTGGGACAAATTTGTGTTCTTCCCTGTACTAATCATTCTGCCATCAATAAACATGGCTCCAGTTTGGGAAGGCCCTACTGGGCCTCTTCTGTGCTTCCGGCTGGTGTATGCTTGGACACGCGATTAAGCATTCAGGCAATAATGGTATACCAGTTATTGTGCCAAGCACGTTCACACTAGATCTGTTTTCAGGAAGCCAACAATGCTGGCTTCTGTGAACAAGGAAGAGTCCAGGCTGTTGTTATACAGTTATATCTTCTGTGCAGTAGCAGGCAAATCACCCTGCCACTGCAAATAAGACTGGAACGTCATGTGGGAAATCTTGCATCTCATTTTATGgatgtaccagtacgtccatatGGACAGAAAAGGGTTGATATCTTTTTAAGAATAACAGcaatacgtgtggattagtttCTTTCATCTATTGTGTTATAATttctgcatgtatgtatataccaaACTTTATGGACGCATGTATTAGAATCATGAGAAATGCTTTACTGTTGCAGGGCCATGGTGAAAATGTATTAATCTTTTTATATGCCCAGTTATTGTGCCTAGTTATCTAGTACCTTTAAACATAAAAGAAgtgataataatacatatatagtaCATACCTTTCTTCACTTGAGAGTATATGGAAGCATCCTGCTTGCTGCTCAGTCAAAAGTTGCTCAATGTCCAGTAGCTGATTCCGAAATATATTACATGCTTTTTTGATGTTTTCTATATCATTGCCTGTACACTGGGCAGAGCAACAATATAATATTACAGAGCTTGtgagacaaaaaaagaacaatttttCTACCTGCTGTAAAAGATCAAGCCTTATTCACTTCGCAGCGTTCAAAAATCACTTTTTCAAAATTATAATTAACCTGCACATTGTTTGTGAGTTCCCACTGAACTTACACACCCTTGTCTAATACTCACAAAAGTTGCATGCTTCTTTGCTTTTGTCATTTTGCCACCAGGATGGATGGTTAATGCAGCCCTTTAGTGAGTTTTTGTTGTGAGAACTGTGATGTTAGACATGCACGCTGCATCAATTCAATCTTTAAATACCCACATTAAAGTAATTGTGCATAATCTACTTATAACTGCCTACCACTGGATTTGTGATCTGCTTCTTACTCTCTCCCACTCATATACCTCAGAGGTATCACAAACCCTCCTTGCATTGTGCCCCACAAACCTTGAGGTCAGCCGTGGCTTAGCATAAGGATTTGCCGACACACTTGATTCACTACATGGCATGCTAGTGAAGAACATACAAAAAATTAGTACTATGTTTTAGTAGTGTTCCATAGGATTGGCATACATACCAGTGAGATATTTGTAAGGGACTCTTTCAATAATATCAATGTTTCTGTTAGTTCCTTTTCTAGATTGCTGTGAATTAGGTTAGGTCCCAAAGATCCAATGTGATTATGCGCTGAGGGCAATCCTGAAAAACAGCAGTGGTGGCAGTGGCAACAATGACAACAGTGACAGCCTGTCCCCTGTAGTGATATATGACATGGATGATACAGACCACAAAGACCTGTATCAAAACAAAGTGACTCTGTGAGAAAATCTCTGTGAAGCATGCGGTAACAGTTAGTACAGTTATTTGACCAATTCATATCAGTTTGGCTGAATGCCTCTTTCTTCTCagcattattttccttctgctCAGTTATTGTGGAGTGAAAAGAATGTTGGCTTCTTAAGTATCCATTTGTGCTTTTAGAATCATATATTAAAGGTGGAGACATCTGAATGGTCACAGATTTATAAATGTTGGTGCTCAGTTTTGTTTGGAATGTGCTCTTCTTATTTTCATAGGAAAGACTTGGTTCTTGTTTTTGGTGATCTGAAAAACTGCCATGATTCTGTATTGGAGAACAGAAGCTTGGAAAACCACTTATGGGAAGAGGTGTGCATTTCATTTCTGATACTTCAACTAAACTATCAATATGATAGTGACTGAATGTATTTTCAAACATATCTTCGCCAGTATTACTTTTGTCTTCAAGATCACTTACACTTttgtcagggctgttttgttCTTCATGCATCAATCCATAGGTGTAATCATCACTTCCCATAGCTCTGCCTATGTAATGTGTTTTGTATACCGGAAAGTCAACTTCTGAGACATCATTGTTGGTGTATTCATCTTCCATTTGAACATTTGGTCCACAACCTTGCAGGTAATGTTCTTCACTTTCACTTCCAATTCCCTGCTGATTGGTTTCTGGCAGCATTACTCTTTGAtgcatttcatttaaaacaCCTTTGTCAACTTCATCTATAGAACTTTCAAAGCTCTGAAACACACCATTACTATTTTcagtatttattgataataCCCTGTGTTTTTCTTGGTTTACTTCAACTGTATCACCTCTAGATGGCACTTCATATTTTCCAAATTCTTTATCAAGTTCATGGCCGTTTTCATCATCAGAAATTCCActacatttttgtatgtttttttccatgagGGTTGTTTGACTGTCAGTACTATTTGAAGAAAAATTTAAACTTCCATGCAGGttctaggagaaaaaaaaacatacaatgtcATTCTGCaataagaataaaacaaaacaaactttaaGTAGTTACCTAAGCAGGTGTTGTAGTACTATTAAATATCtctattattatctattttatacatataaaagccTGGCCCCACCCTATGTGACCAATAATTCACACAAAGACTCTGCCAGAAAGAGCATTGTGCAAGTACTGATGCTACTAGATCATATTGTGTGAGCTAAGTGAGCTAAGGGGTGGATGTCCTTAGAAATAAATAAGTCAgcttaaaaactaaaaatatgctaaggtctattcactaagcaaaaaactagtgaaaatttCAAGGGATATGCATGAGAATTGCAAACTTGAAGCCAAAATATCACAGTTCTAACAGCTGTTAGCTATTTTGGACTCAGTTTTTAAATTCTTCTACAATTTTCATGAAATGTATTTCCCATCCATTACTCTTTTCCCAATAtgtactttttaaccccctcctggATGTCTCaccatatctttttttattaacactCTCCTTTGCTTCTCCCTGATACTCTTTCTTTACCAATTCCTTTTCACCCTCCTTTATGCCTTCtcctatcatttttttaatgaaattactcATTTTTCTTGTCTAGTCTTAACCTCACCATTACATCTCACCCTCAATCATCTCCTCCAAGTTTTAGACCCAGTGATGTATCCTGACCTAGGCCGATCAAGACATCTGGTGGGCCTGGTACAAGGCAGATCTTTGATCACCCCAACCATCCTATTTACGTTATGGTGGCAACCACTTCTTCCTGTCTTTTCGTACTggttaaaatagtttagaaagggtccTTCCAACTTAGACTGGACCAGGTTGGAATGGCCCTTTATAAACTATTTTGAGTGGGAGACAGGAGTGAATTGGGGTCATCTTACgtcacagtgtgcaagcagccggtcagcaagctgcaggagcggtgagaggtaagcgagggcttatatgtatgtatgtgagtgagcatagatgtgtaattgtgtgtatgtgatgtgagcatgaatgtgtaattgtgtatgattatggatatgtaattgtgtgtatgtgagcatgggtgtgtaattgtgcgGGTGTCAGCATGGGTGTGTATGAGTGTCAGGCACCACAGGGATTCGAACCTGCAACCCTGTGGATTCTAGGTAAATCACTATCGACTACTCCACTGGGTGGATCTTGGATTGCAGTGTCCTTCTGCCTCTCCTTGGACCATGCTGTTCCCTAATCATGCTGTATTAAGATGGAGGACTACCAGGGAGCATTGCATGGAAGAGAGGGGCTGCTGCATAATGTGTACAGGTGATGTCAGATAGAGTTGTGTGTCAGGAGGGTGATTTTGGGGAGTGGATTCCTTTCCTTACTCCCCCTTCCCAGGCTTTAAGACGGTACAGTTCTGTGATACAGAAATTACACCCTTTTTGAATTCCAACAATTAGGTAAGTACTACCTCGGATGAATTGgtctctcacatcattgtgtaagaattttggcccactcttctttacaacgttgcaTCAGTTCATTGATGTTTGTAGAGATTTGTTTTTGCACAGTGCTCttaaggtcccgccacagcatttcaatcgggttgaggtctgAACTTTGACTGGGgtattgcaacaccttgattttttttcttttttagtcattttgttgttgatttgctggtgtgcttgggatcatgaCCCAAATTCAGTCAAGCCTTAGCTGTTGTattcacatttgactctagaatactttggtatacagaggatcTCATGTTGACTCAATGAATGCAAGATTGCCATGTTTTGTGGCAGGAAAATAACCGCAAATCTCCGCCTCTTTgattgacagttggtatgaggtttttgtgctgatatgctgtatTTGGTTTTCGTGGAATgtggcgctgtgcattatggccaaacatctctacTTTGGTTATGTCTTTCCAAAAGTACATTGTTCCAACAggcttgtggtttgttcagatacaactttgcaaacctaagcgtTGCTGCCATGTTATTtatagagagaagaggctttcttctGGCAACTCTTCCTGACAAatcatacttgttcagtctttttctaattgtactgtcataaACTTTAGCAtactaactgaggcctgtacaGCGACCTTATTGACCTTGGGGTTAATTTGCTGAgacatccactcctgggaaCATTGGGCACCAAccattgcttctctaagataaccgctttattattattatcatactttatttataaagtgccctgttcccgcaggatcttacaatctaggtggataaggggtgagaaatcTTGTCTTTTGTCCTtaacattgtgttaacacacacctaaatgtcccagaccagcaaactgctaaaactttggcttttatagaggtggtcacacttgttgatgatcaattaatgaagggcatttgattagcagcacctacCTGCTAtgtagcatcttaattcctatgaaaGCAGTAAGGATGTACTTAGTGTTTCAcaaatggcttctccattttggctttattttgttgaataaatatgtcatggtgtaatatgtaatgtgttgttgtttatctgaggttgCATTTATAAAATTTGTAGACCTGCTACAGAACAAATTTattgttgttatgtcctgttatGTAAAGCCATCGCATTCAAAGAGAGTGTatgttctttttcacacgactgtatattttttcatgcCTACCTTCTCTCCTGCGAAATGTTTTTCCATACCTCCTCTCTGTAGGAGGTATGCTCTGTATGCACTCCAGGAAGAGATGTCACATTAAGGAGCTAAGTTACCctgagagagtgttagagacagctTTTCATAAAGCAAGCTACCTCATTTTTGAGGCAATCTTCAGGTAATTATGGACAGTAGTGAGGTATGCAAAATACCAATTCAGTATAAGTATAacaatctttaaaaatgtctctGAATTTAGGATGTCATCAACACCAGATATTGACTAAATTCCAATTTATAGTAATGTCTTCTTTGGAAATGTACAgcaattgattttttataatatatcaaTGAATTATATCACCATCTGTTTTACTTTTTGGGGGTAcatgttttccatttaaataatattataataattattactttaAGTAGCTTTAAAATGCCACTTACTTGTAAATGTTCTGGTGGTTCATCTTGAAAGCCACTGCTGTCAGACTGACAGCTATTTGTTCTTGTCATTTCTGCAggtattaaataaacatatgttatGTTAATAAATGAAAGTTAATTGAACAGTTTGTAAATGTATTGATTAGAAGGAAATTTTTAAAATAGAAGAAAACCAAATATGATGCATTGATTTCATGCTTGCCTCTTGATCAATGGCCTGTGGGATGTAGGGggataagtaaaaatacatgtataaaaatattttctttttttaacataaaaacccTACCTACTCCAGCCTTACTCCTAAATCCTCCTGGTGGGAAACGGGTCCATCCAAGGCAATTTAAGTCCATGGAATACACTGAAATTAATGGGCCAGCTGGTGCTTCTATGATACAAAGATAGATGCGTGGACCATTGCTGGATGGCTTAAGAAAGTAAGACAGGTAACAAACTTTGTTGCGCAGGACAGAGATAGAGGGAGGGTGCGGGATGTGGTCCAAGCCCCTCTAAatgagattttatttatttttaactccaCCCTTACTCCAATGGGCAGGAGGTGGGGAACAAAAGTGCAAAAGGGGCAATACTGCAACCTTAACTCCCCATCCCACTGAGAAGGTTTTTTAGATgatttaataccctcacctccCTTATCAGGGGATGtggaaaaggtgaaaaaaggGACATATACTCTCAAGGGTTACTTAATCACCCTCACCAAGCATGAGGTGGTGGAACAGGGGGGCATTTATCACCCTCCGCCCTTGGCTTTGGTAAATTTAGTAAATGTATCAGCTATAAACTCACATTTTTGTCAACTCGCGACCATtatttctttagtgaatagaacaGAATGTCTGGCTAGACATTATCAATGTGCTCAGTCAGtacaatatattacaaatatagtaccaatgcataataaaattatatttctttttcacatcTGTGACCATATACCTTGTAGGAAATAATTGTCTGGGGTATGGTGGCCACAATGACCATTTCTTTCCAGGACCTTTTCTAAATCTGACAATTATTTTAGAGTTCTAAATGTAAACTAATGACCATGAAAACATTTCTGTGGACTGCTTCACATGTATCTTCTATTCACAAATGTGCTGtgcatatacaatatacaatccAGTGTAAATATACATGCACATGGTACCAATTGTGCTAGCacaacatacaaaaaatgttaatacatcccattgtacagagctgtagaatatgatgtgctatttaaaataatatatttgtaaactaACTGATACAtgcttttagggctgcaactaacgattattttaataatcgattaatcggccgattattttttcgattaatcgattaatcggataaaaaaaaacaatatgcaaatttttcgtttatttaaaagaatttaatgaactggatgttaaaaaacaacttaaaatttacattaacattcttattttgttatgatgtaataaaaaacaatattttcaaagtacaagaacccaaacacaatatttatgaaacaaaataaccccaaacattctaaaaagaggtggactattactgttcaagaaactttgccccagcactttgcactttgcacccagcactttgcacccagcactttgcacccagcattcagcactttgcacccagccctggcactttgcacccagcactttgcacccagccctggcactttgcacccagcactggcactttgcacccagcactttgcactgtgcccctgcacccagtctctaactctgccctgcacccagccctgcccccacattctgccctgcccccacactcacactctgccctgcacccactctgccctgcacccacactcacaccctgccctgcatccccacccccactctgccctgcacccagtctcccactctgctctgcacccacactcacaccctgcatccccacccccactctgccctgcacccagtctcctgccctgcaccccccacccccactctgccctgcacccccacccccactctgccctgcacccacactcacgaaccgctctgtgcgaatggagccactcgcacagagcgaaccgctctgtgcgaatggagccactcgcacagagcgaaccgctctgtgcgaatggagccactcgcacagagcgaaccgctctgtgcgaatggagccactcgcacagagcgaaccgctctgtgcgaatggagccactcgcacagagcgaaccgctctgtgcgagtggagccactcgcacagagcgaaccgctctgtgcgagtggctccattcgcacagagcgattcgctctgtgcgagtggctctgtgcgatccgtgcacatagacatgaagaatacttacctccggaacgcgtcacatccgtcacgtagctaaaagaaggcggagactgcagagcgtgtagcagaagcggggaacgctcgcggaggtaagtaaaaggagccgagtgctccaacaacgaattgatcactcgattaatcgataacggaaatcgttatcgatgatttccgttatcgattattatcgattttatcgattcgttgtttcagctctacatgcttttttcataacaaaaaataccccTATTTTGTTTAAGTAGAACATATAGTCTTATATCCTGTGTAAAGCAAGGTCcattaacacatacatttatatgttaaataaagcatacatttcaaactttaaaatataattgttaatttgctttgtataaaatgtacaaCTATAATCAGTAATTTCTACTTCACTTTTAAAGATCcccaaaaagaacatttttattattttttaaaaatgcagttCCAAGAAGTTTCCACATGATAGCAGTAGTGATTTATTTGTTCTGTATAATTTGGGAAATATATAAAGTTAATCCTGATGTTTATGGTATTTTTTGAATCTCATTATTAACTGATACCGTTAAGAGACATGTTATTTAAGTGGAAAATGGGCAACTAAAAAATAAGCTTCCTTACCTTTTTCTGCCACAAATGCACAATTCATACTGTATAAGTATCGA encodes:
- the ITPRID1 gene encoding LOW QUALITY PROTEIN: protein ITPRID1 (The sequence of the model RefSeq protein was modified relative to this genomic sequence to represent the inferred CDS: deleted 2 bases in 1 codon), with translation METFLNFAMCTSQSCFRSSPFKSLPEAQRQAGSIPAKGMIKVSVKDYMSSLHTYMETPSTPRWDTLTKSVSRYPKSISDLLKLCEADPVDLLIDLGFGVDEPDLCTKIPSRFIMNPSEAKGINIRVFLEAQKKRLDFENPNLCGRFRQLEVLEQVTSAFSSLLTDVQTSEEELKDRKKSTLNQEKRKRIRQLLWKFSKQSKALDQNANQFPKNTEHSENQDEKLNDMSNTKVYRKPRRHLPEHGSVTFSPKETILPATNMELCSQNEKNAQSFNITPVPMPVKQINRYHELPSRNRKFKGQKTCSKALRMTSGQQHRLQPPDSFELEEVQSFEEEYPKTINQDNLLEAPAGPLISVYSMDLNCLGWTRFPPGGFRSKAGVEMTRTNSCQSDSSGFQDEPPEHLQNLHGSLNFSSNSTDSQTTLMEKNIQKCSGISDDENGHELDKEFGKYEVPSRGDTVEVNQEKHRVLSINTENSNGVFQSFESSIDEVDKGVLNEMHQRVMLPETNQQGIGSESEEHYLQGCGPNVQMEDEYTNNDVSEVDFPVYKTHYIGRAMGSDDYTYGLMHEEQNSPDKSVSDLEDKSNTGEDMFENTFSHYHIDSLVEVSEMKCTPLPISGFPSFCSPIQNHGSFSDHQKQEPSLSYENKKSTFQTKLSTNIYKSVTIQMSPPLIYDSKSTNGYLRSQHSFHSTITEQKENNAEKKEAFSQTDMNWSNNCTNCYRMLHRDFLTESLCFDTGLCGLYHPCHISLQGTGCHCCHCCHCHHCCFSGLPSAHNHIGSLGPNLIHSNLEKELTETLILLKESLTNISLCTGNDIENIKKACNIFRNQLLDIEQLLTEQQAGCFHILSSEEREEIRRLYLLRRSVLKEMSELEFHLDERAHHVKETISMQLEQALEEQSRLYAELEFSSWQREGNNSRQYGNLQTRTNFTSSASSKNKSHETPIHAFKPDEIQKEQLQSHKPKTDFSSILQNIKKSFGSFKNS